GACGCGCGTCACGACGCAGAACCTGGAAGTGGTTTCGACCGACGAAGATCGCGGTCTGATCCTGATCAAGGGTGCTGTTCCCGGTTCCAAGGGTGCCTGGATCATCGTGCGCGACGCCGTCAAGTCGGCCGCGAAGTAAGGGAGCCAGATCAATGGAATTGAACGTCAAGACCCTCGAGGGAAAAGACGCCGGGAAGGTCTCCCTTTCGGACGAGATTTTCGGCCTCGAGCCCCGCGAAGACATTCTCGCCCGCGTTATCCGCTGGCAGCTTGCCAAGAAGCAGCAGGGCACGCACAAGGCAAAGGGCCGCGCTGAAGTCTCGCGCACCGGCGCCAAGATGTACAAGCAGAAGGGTACGGGCCGCGCTCGTCACCATTCGGCTCGCGCTCCGCAGTTCCGCGGCGGCGGCAAGGCCCATGGCCCGGTCGTTCGCAGCCACGAGCACGACCTTCCGAAGAAGGTTCGCGCACTCGGCCTTCGCCATGCCCTTTCGGCCAAGATCAAGGCTGATGACGTCATCGTCATCGACAACCTGGTCGCAGCTGAAGCCAAGACCAAGGCTCTCGCGTCCGCTTTCGAGACGCTCGGCCTGACCAACGCCCTCTTCATCGGCGGCGCAGAGCTTGACGGCAACTTCAAGCTTGCAGCGCAGAACATCCCGAACATTGATGTTCTGCCGATCCAGGGCATCAATGTTTACGACATCGTGCGCCGCGGAAAGCTCGTGCTTTCCAAGGCTGCGGTTGAAGCGCTAGAGGAGCGATTCAAGTGACCGATCTTCGCCACTACGATGTGATCGTCTCTCCGGCGATCACCGAAAAGTCCACGCTGGTATCTGAAAACAACCAGGTTGTTTTCAATGTCGCCAAGCAGGCGACAAAGCCGGAAATCAAGGCTGCTGTCGAGGCGCTGTTCGGCGTCAAGGTTACGGCCGTCAACACTCTGCTGCGCAAGGGCAAGACCAAGCGGTTCCGTGGTTTCGTCGGCAAGCAGAAGGACGTGAAGAAGGCTGTCGTGACGCTGGCTGAAGGCCAGACGATCGATGTCTCCACCGGTCTCTGAGGAATAAGAAAATGGCATTGAAAACATTCAATCCGACGACCCCGAGCCAGCGTCAGCTGGTCATCGTGGACCGCTCCTCGCTCTACAAGGGCAAGCCGGTCAAGGCGCTGACGGAAGGTCTGACCAAGAGCGGTGGTCGTAACAACCTCGGCCGCATCACGGCTCGCTTCATCGGTGGCGGTCACAAGCGCAGCTACCGTCTGGTCGACTTTAAGCGTCGCAAGTTCGATATCGAAGGCACGGTCGAACGTATCGAATACGACCCGAACCGCACGGCTTTCATCGCGCTGGTAACCTATTCGGATGGCGAACAGGCCTACATCATCGCTCCGCAGCGTCTCGCTGCCGGCGACAAGGTCATCGCTTCGGAGAAGGCAGTCGACGTCAAGCCCGGCAACACCATGCCGCTGCAGTACATCCCGGTCGGCTCCATCATCCACAACGTGGAAATGAAGCCGGGCAAGGGCGGTCAGATTGCCCGTTCCGCCGGTTCATACGCGCAGCTCGTCGGTCGTGACCAGGGCATGGCGATCCTTCGCCTGAACTCCGGCGAACAGCGTCTGGTCAGCGGCGTCTGCCTCGCTTCGATCGGCGCCGTCTCCAACCCGGACCACGCCAACATCAACGACGGCAAGGCCGGTCGTACCGTCTGGCGCGGCAAGCGTCCGCATAACCGCGGTGTTGTCATGAACCCGGTCGACCACCCGCACGGCGGTGGTGAAGGCCGCACCTCCGGTGGTCGCCATCCGGTGACACCGTGGGGCAAGCCGACCAAGGGCAAGCGCACTCGGTCGAACAAGTCGACCGACAAGATGATCATGCGCTCGCGTCATCAGCGTAAGAAGTAAGAGAGGAAGTCTCCAATGGCTCGTTCAGTATGGAAAGGTCCGTTCGTTGACGGCTATCTTCTCAAGAAGGCTGAGAAGGTTCGTGAAGGCGGACGTGCAGAAGTGATCAAGATCTGGAGCCGTCGCTCCACGATCCTGCCGCAGTTCGTCGGTCTTACCTTCGGCGTCTACAACGGCAGCAAGCATATCCCGGTCAGCGTCAATGAAGACATGGTCGGCCACAAATTCGGTGAATTCTCTCCGACCCGCACCTACTACGGTCACGGCGCGGACAAGAAGGCGAAGAGGAAGTAACAATGGGCAAGGCAAAAGCCGAACGCCGGCTGAAGGACAACGAGGCGCAAGCAGTCGCCCGCACGCTCCGCGTCAGCCCCCAGAAGCTCAACCTGGTTGCTGCGGCCATCCGCGGCAAGAAGGTCGAGCGTGCACTCGCTGAGCTGGAGTTCTCCCGCAAGCGCATCGCGGGCGCCGTCAAGAAGACGCTCGAATCCGCGATCGCCAACGCCGAGAACAATCACGATCTCGACGTCGACGCGCTCGTCGTCGCCGAAGCCTACGTCGGCAAGTCGATCGTCATGAAGCGCTTCCACGCTCGTGGCCGCGGTCGCGCGTCGCGCATCGAAAAGCCCTTCGCGCACCTGACGATCGTCGTTCGTGAAGTGCAGGCAGCAGAGGAGGCCGCATAATGGGTCAGAAAATCAATCCGATCGGTTTCCGTCTCGGCATCAATCGTACCTGGGATAGCCGCTGGTTCGCGGACAATGCCGAGTATGGCCAGCTGCTGCACGAAGACCTGAAAATGCGCAAGTTCGTCATGAGCGAACTGAAGCAGGCCGGCATCTCCAAGGTGGTGATCGAGCGTCCGCACAAGAAGTGCCGCGTCACGATCCACTCGGCCCGTCCGGGCCTGATCATCGGCCGCAAGGGCGCCGACATCGACAAGCTCCGCAAGAAGCTGTCCGACATGACCAATTCGGAAACGCACCTCAACATCGTCGAAGTGCGCAAGCCCGAAGTCGACGCGACGCTGGTTGCTCAGTCGATCGCCCAGCAGCTCGAGCGCCGCGTGGCTTTCCGCCGCGCCATGAAGCGCGCCGTTCAGTCCGCGATGCGTCTTGGCGCCGAAGGCATCAAGATCACCTGCGCCGGCCGTCTCGGCGGTGCGGAAATCGCCCGTACTGAATGGTACCGCGAAGGTCGGGTGCCGCTGCACACGCTGCGCGCCGACATCGATTACGGCACGGCAGAAGCCGAAACCGCATTCGGTATCTGCGGCATCAAGGTCTGGATCTTCAAGGGCGAAATCCTTGAGCACGATCCGATGGCTTCCGAACGTCGCGCGCTGGAAGGCGACGCACAGGGTCCGGCAAGCCGCGAACGCGACCGTGGCGATCGTCGCCGCGAACGCGACAACGCGTAATTAGCGCTGGCGAAAGATAAGCTCGGAGAAGTAAGAAAATGTTGCAGCCAAAGCGTACTAAGTACCGCAAGCAGTTCAAGGGCCGCATCAAGGGCGTCGCCAAGGGCGGTTCTGACCTGGCATTCGGCGAATTCGGCCTGAAGGCTCAGGAGCCCAACCGCGTCAACGCACGCGAGATCGAAGCGGCCCGCCGCGCGATCACGCGTTACATGAAGCGCGCCGGCCGTGTATGGATCCGCGTGTTCCCGGACGTTCCGGTAACCGCAAAGCCGACCGAAGTCCGCATGGGTAAAGGTAAGGGCTCCGTCGAATACTGGGCATGCAAGGTCAAGCCCGGTCGTATGATGTTCGAGATCGACGGCGTCAGCGAAGAGATCGCCCGTGAGGCGCTTCGTCTCGGCTCTGCCAAGCTCTCGGTCAAGACGCGCTTCGTACAGCGCATTGCAGAGTAAGGATTGAGCTCATGAAAGCCTCAGACGTTCGCGCGTTGACCGCCGACCAACTCAAGGAGGAGCTTGCCAAGCTGAAGAAGGAGCAGTTCAACCTGCGCTTCCAGAAGGCGACCGGCCAGCTCGAAAAGTCCTCGCGCATCAACGAAGTCCGCAAGGACATCGCCCGCGTGAAAACCATTGCCCGCCAGAAGGCGGCAGAAGTTAAGGCCTAAAGGAAGAAAAACATGCCGAAGCGCATCCTGCAGGGCGTCGTCGTTGGCGACAAGAACGAGAAGACGGTAGTGGTTCGCGTTGAGCGTCGTTTTGCTCATCCGCTGCTCCAGAAGACCGTTCGTCGTTCCAAGAAGTACAAGGCCCACGACGAAAACAACGAGTACAAGATCGGCGATACCGTATCCATCGAGGAATGCGCGCCGATTTCCAAGGACAAGCGCTGGACGGTCATTGCCGCCCAGGGCAAGTAACAGAATTTTGTGCGAGGCCTTGCGTCTCGCCGAAATATCTGTATGAAGCAGCGTCAGAACGCTCGAATGCCGGGCGTTCTTTTGCTTTGAGCGCACGGAAGGTCCCGTTCGGGAAACCACCCTGGCACGATCGATCCCGCGCTATTCAGCTATTGCCGCGTCTGTGCTGCCGTTTGGCAGGTCGGCCGGCAGAAAATTTTCATAAGCCGGAGTAGGGGGCTAGCCCAACCATTCCGGTAAACCAAGAAGGCGACCTGATATGATTCAGATGCAAACAAACCTCGACGTCGCGGATAATTCCGGCGCACGTCGTGTCATGTGCATCAAGGTGCTGGGCGGCTCGAAGCGCAAGTATGCCTCGATCGGCGACGTCATCGTCGTTTCGATCAAGGAAGCGATCCCGCGCGGCCGCGTGAAGAAGGGTGACGTGATGAAGGCGGTTGTCGTTCGCACCGCCAAGGACATCCGCCGTCCGGATGGCTCCGTCATCCGCTTCGACACCAACGCAGCAGTCCTCATTGACAACAAGAAAGAGCCGATCGGCACCCGTATCTTCGGACCGGTTCCGCGCGAACTTCGCGCCAAGAACCACATGAAGATCATCTCGCTGGCTCCCGAAGTACTGTAAGGAGCGGAAGCGATGCAGAAGATTCGTAAAGGCGACAAGGTCGTCATGCTCGCTGGCAAGGACAAGGGCCGTACCGGCGAAGTCGTTCAGGTCATGCCGAAGGAAGATCGTGCGGTCGTCCGTGGCGTCAACGTCGTGAAGCGCCACCAGCGCCAGACGCAGACCCAGGAAGCCGGCATCATCAACAAGGAAGCCCCGGTTCACCTGTCCAACATTGCAATCGTCGACAAGGACGGCAAGCCGACCCGCGTCGGTTTCAAGGTCGTTGACGGCAAGAAGGTCCGCGTGGCCAAGCGTTCTGGAGAAGTGATCGATGGCTGAGGCAAAGTACGAGCCGCGGCTCAAGAAAGAATATGTCGAGCGCATCCGCAAGGCGATGCAGGAGAAATTCTCCTACGCCAACGAGATGATGATTCCGAAGCTCGACAAGATCGTCATCAACATGGGCGTCGGTGAAGCGACCGCTGACTCGAAGAAGCCGACGGTTGCTGCCGCCGACCTCGCAGCGATCGCCGGTCAGAAGCCGGTCATCACCCGCGCACGCAACTCTATCGCAGGCTTCAAGGTCCGCGAAAACATGCCGATCGGCGCGAAGGTCACCCTGCGCGGCGCCCGCATGTACGAGTTCCTGGATCGTCTGGTCAACATCGCGCTCCCGCGCGTTCGCGACTTCCGCGGCCTGAACCCGAAGAGCTTTGACGGCCGTGGCAACTTCGCCATGGGCATCAAGGAGCACATTGTGTTCCCTGAGATCAACTACGACAAGGTTGATCAGATGTGGGGCATGGACATCATCGTTTGCACGACGGCGACGACCGACGACGAAGCACGGACTCTCCTGAAGGAGTTCAGCTTCCCGTTCCGTCAATAACCGTAACGACGAGCGTAGAAAAGGAACCTGACATGGCGAAGACAAGCGCAGTTGAAAAGAACAAGCGCCGCCGTACTACGGTCGCCAACCAGGCCGCTAAGCGGGCTGCGTTGAAGGCGATCATCATGAACCAGGCTCTTCCGATCGAAGAGCGGTTCAAGGCCTCGATCAAGCTGGCATCCCTGCCGCGCGATGGATCGAAGACCCGCATTCGCAACCGTTGCGAAGTGTCGGGCCGTCCGCGCGCATATTACCGCAAACTGCGCATGTCGCGTATTGCGCTGCGTGAACTCGGCAATCTCGGCAAGGTGCCGGGCATCGTCAAGTCGAGCTGGTAAGGAGCAGGTTAGATGACAATGACTGATCCGTTGGGCGATATGCTCACCCGTATCCGTAACGGCGCTTCCCGCCGCAAGTCGTCGGTCTCGACGCCTGCGTCCAAGCTCCGTGCGCGTGTTCTCGATGTCCTGCAGTCCGAAGGCTACATCCGTGGCTATTCCGTTGTCGATTTCGGCAATGGCAAGTCGGAGCTCAACATCGAGCTGAAGTACTATGAAGGCGCATCGGTGATCCGTGAGATCGGCCGTGTGTCCAAGCCGGGCCGCCGGGTTTATGTCTCGGTCAAGTCCATTCCGCAGGTCGCGAACGGCCTCGGCATCACCATCCTTTCGACTCCGAAGGGCGTGATGGCCGATCACCAGGCTCGCGAACAGAACGTTGGTGGCGAGGTTCTTTGCTCGGTCTTCTAAGATCGGGCAGGGATCTCCATGGCGAACAGACAGGATTGAAACATGTCTCGTATCGGTAAGAAGCCCGTTCAGGTGCCTGCTGGAATCACGGCTACGGTCGAAGGCCAGAAGGTTACCGCAAAGGGCCCGAAGGGCGAGCTGTTCTTCGTCGCTAACGACGAAATCAGCCTCAAGCTCGAAAACAACGCGGTCGTCGTGACGCCCGTAAACCAGTCCAAGGATGCGCGTTCGAAGTGGGGCATGTCCCGCACGATGATCGAAGGCATCTTCAAGGGCGTCAAGGACGGTTACGAGCGCAAGCTCGAAATCAACGGCGTCGGCTACCGTGCCGCCATGCAGGGCAAGAACCTGCAGCTGGCCCTCGGTTTCAGCCATGACGTGGTCTATGAACCGCCGGTCGGCATCTCGATCGCTGTTCCGAAGCCGACTGAAATCATCGTCAGCGGCATCAACAAGCAGCAGGTCGGTCAGGTTGCCGCCGAAATCCGCGAATATCGCGGTCCCGAGCCGTACAAGGGCAAGGGCGTCAAGTATGCCGACGAGCGGATCGTCCGCAAAGAAGGCAAGAAGAAGTAAGGATCACGCGAAATGGCTAGCAGGAAAGAAGCACTTGCACGTCGTGCCAACCGCGTGCGCCGTCATATCAAGTCGGTGGCCAATGGCCGTCCGCGCCTGTCGGTTCATCGCTCCTCGAAGAACATCTATGCCCAGATCATCGATGACGTGGCCGGCAAGACGCTTGCGTCCGCCTCCACCCTCGACAAGGATCTGCGCGGTTCTCTGAAGACCGGTGCCGATACCGCCGCCGCCGCCGCCGTCGGCAAGCTCGTCGCCGAGCGCGCCTCCAAGGCCGGTGTTACGGACGTCGTATTCGACCGTGGCGCCTTCATCTATCACGGCCGCATCAAGGCTCTCGCCGAAGCGGCCCGCGAAGGCGGTCTGACCTTCTGATCAGTTTCCGGCCGGACGCTGTCGCTCCGGCCGGATTTTCGCCGGACTGCAGGCACTCCCTGGCAAGAAGGGGAGGCTGATGCGGTCCACATTCATTTGCCGATTGCACCCGGAAAAGAAAAAGGAAGAGGACAATGGCACAGGAAAGAAGGCCGCAGCGGGAAGACCGCCAGAGCCGTGAAGAGCGCGATAGCGAATTCGTCGACAAGCTGGTCGCGATCAACCGCGTCGCCAAGGTCGTCAAGGGCGGCCGTCGTTTTGGTTTCGCAGCACTCGTCGTCGTCGGCGACCAGAAGGGCCGCGTCGGCTTCGGTCATGGCAAGGCACGCGAAGTGCCGGAGGCTATCCGCAAGGCAACCGAAGCGGCCAAGCGCGAGCTGATCTTCGTACCGCTGCGTGATGGCCGTACACTGCATCACGACGTTCATGGCCGCCACGGCGCCGGCAAGGTTCTGCTGCGCTCCGCCAAGGTCGGTACCGGCATCATCGCCGGCGGTCCGATGCGCGCCGTATTCGAAACGCTCGGCATGCACGACGTCGTTGCCAAGTCGACCGGTTCGTCGAACCCCTACAACATGGTTCGCGCCACCTTCGACGCTCTGAAGCACCAGGTTCACCCGAAGGACATCGCAGCTCAGCGCGGCATCAAGTATGCAACGCTGCAGGCTCGTCGTAGCGCCTCCGGCAACGCCTCTGAAGAATAAGAGGAGCTGACCAATGGCCAAGGCTACCAAGAAGGCTGAAGCGAAGACTGTCACGATCGAACAGATCGGCAGCCCTATTCGCCGTCCGGACGTCCAGCAGCGCACGCTGATCGGTCTCGGATTGAACAAGATGCACCGTCGCCGCACGCTGGAGGATACTCCTTCCGTTCGCGGCATGATCCGTGCTGTCCAGCATCTCGTTCGCATCGTCGACGAGAAGTGAGACGGAGGAAACGCTCATGAAACTCAATGAAATCAAGGACAACGAAGGCTCGACCCACAGCCGCAAGCGCCTCGGCCGCGGTATCGGTTCGGGTTCCGGCAAGACGGCTGGTCGCGGTGTCAAGGGTCAGAAGTCCCGTTCCGGCGTCGCCATCAACGGCTTCGAAGGCGGCCAGATGCCGATCTATCGCCGCCTGCCGAAGCGCGGCTTCAACAACATTTTCGCTTCCGACTTTGTTGTTGTGTCGCTTGCTCGCATTCAGGCGGCGATCGACGCCGGCAAGCTCGATGCCAAGGCGACTGTCGACGCAGCTGCCCTGAAGGCCGCCGGCGTTATCCGCCGCGCCAAGGACGGCGTTCGCGTTCTCGCCGAC
This DNA window, taken from Rhizobium etli CFN 42, encodes the following:
- the rplD gene encoding 50S ribosomal protein L4; this translates as MELNVKTLEGKDAGKVSLSDEIFGLEPREDILARVIRWQLAKKQQGTHKAKGRAEVSRTGAKMYKQKGTGRARHHSARAPQFRGGGKAHGPVVRSHEHDLPKKVRALGLRHALSAKIKADDVIVIDNLVAAEAKTKALASAFETLGLTNALFIGGAELDGNFKLAAQNIPNIDVLPIQGINVYDIVRRGKLVLSKAAVEALEERFK
- a CDS encoding 50S ribosomal protein L23; this translates as MTDLRHYDVIVSPAITEKSTLVSENNQVVFNVAKQATKPEIKAAVEALFGVKVTAVNTLLRKGKTKRFRGFVGKQKDVKKAVVTLAEGQTIDVSTGL
- the rplB gene encoding 50S ribosomal protein L2, with translation MALKTFNPTTPSQRQLVIVDRSSLYKGKPVKALTEGLTKSGGRNNLGRITARFIGGGHKRSYRLVDFKRRKFDIEGTVERIEYDPNRTAFIALVTYSDGEQAYIIAPQRLAAGDKVIASEKAVDVKPGNTMPLQYIPVGSIIHNVEMKPGKGGQIARSAGSYAQLVGRDQGMAILRLNSGEQRLVSGVCLASIGAVSNPDHANINDGKAGRTVWRGKRPHNRGVVMNPVDHPHGGGEGRTSGGRHPVTPWGKPTKGKRTRSNKSTDKMIMRSRHQRKK
- the rpsS gene encoding 30S ribosomal protein S19, with product MARSVWKGPFVDGYLLKKAEKVREGGRAEVIKIWSRRSTILPQFVGLTFGVYNGSKHIPVSVNEDMVGHKFGEFSPTRTYYGHGADKKAKRK
- the rplV gene encoding 50S ribosomal protein L22 — protein: MGKAKAERRLKDNEAQAVARTLRVSPQKLNLVAAAIRGKKVERALAELEFSRKRIAGAVKKTLESAIANAENNHDLDVDALVVAEAYVGKSIVMKRFHARGRGRASRIEKPFAHLTIVVREVQAAEEAA
- the rpsC gene encoding 30S ribosomal protein S3, with the protein product MGQKINPIGFRLGINRTWDSRWFADNAEYGQLLHEDLKMRKFVMSELKQAGISKVVIERPHKKCRVTIHSARPGLIIGRKGADIDKLRKKLSDMTNSETHLNIVEVRKPEVDATLVAQSIAQQLERRVAFRRAMKRAVQSAMRLGAEGIKITCAGRLGGAEIARTEWYREGRVPLHTLRADIDYGTAEAETAFGICGIKVWIFKGEILEHDPMASERRALEGDAQGPASRERDRGDRRRERDNA
- the rplP gene encoding 50S ribosomal protein L16, which gives rise to MLQPKRTKYRKQFKGRIKGVAKGGSDLAFGEFGLKAQEPNRVNAREIEAARRAITRYMKRAGRVWIRVFPDVPVTAKPTEVRMGKGKGSVEYWACKVKPGRMMFEIDGVSEEIAREALRLGSAKLSVKTRFVQRIAE
- the rpmC gene encoding 50S ribosomal protein L29 — its product is MKASDVRALTADQLKEELAKLKKEQFNLRFQKATGQLEKSSRINEVRKDIARVKTIARQKAAEVKA
- the rpsQ gene encoding 30S ribosomal protein S17, translated to MPKRILQGVVVGDKNEKTVVVRVERRFAHPLLQKTVRRSKKYKAHDENNEYKIGDTVSIEECAPISKDKRWTVIAAQGK
- the rplN gene encoding 50S ribosomal protein L14, with product MIQMQTNLDVADNSGARRVMCIKVLGGSKRKYASIGDVIVVSIKEAIPRGRVKKGDVMKAVVVRTAKDIRRPDGSVIRFDTNAAVLIDNKKEPIGTRIFGPVPRELRAKNHMKIISLAPEVL
- the rplX gene encoding 50S ribosomal protein L24 encodes the protein MQKIRKGDKVVMLAGKDKGRTGEVVQVMPKEDRAVVRGVNVVKRHQRQTQTQEAGIINKEAPVHLSNIAIVDKDGKPTRVGFKVVDGKKVRVAKRSGEVIDG
- the rplE gene encoding 50S ribosomal protein L5; the encoded protein is MAEAKYEPRLKKEYVERIRKAMQEKFSYANEMMIPKLDKIVINMGVGEATADSKKPTVAAADLAAIAGQKPVITRARNSIAGFKVRENMPIGAKVTLRGARMYEFLDRLVNIALPRVRDFRGLNPKSFDGRGNFAMGIKEHIVFPEINYDKVDQMWGMDIIVCTTATTDDEARTLLKEFSFPFRQ
- the rpsN gene encoding 30S ribosomal protein S14, with product MAKTSAVEKNKRRRTTVANQAAKRAALKAIIMNQALPIEERFKASIKLASLPRDGSKTRIRNRCEVSGRPRAYYRKLRMSRIALRELGNLGKVPGIVKSSW
- the rpsH gene encoding 30S ribosomal protein S8; this translates as MTMTDPLGDMLTRIRNGASRRKSSVSTPASKLRARVLDVLQSEGYIRGYSVVDFGNGKSELNIELKYYEGASVIREIGRVSKPGRRVYVSVKSIPQVANGLGITILSTPKGVMADHQAREQNVGGEVLCSVF
- the rplF gene encoding 50S ribosomal protein L6, coding for MSRIGKKPVQVPAGITATVEGQKVTAKGPKGELFFVANDEISLKLENNAVVVTPVNQSKDARSKWGMSRTMIEGIFKGVKDGYERKLEINGVGYRAAMQGKNLQLALGFSHDVVYEPPVGISIAVPKPTEIIVSGINKQQVGQVAAEIREYRGPEPYKGKGVKYADERIVRKEGKKK
- the rplR gene encoding 50S ribosomal protein L18; its protein translation is MASRKEALARRANRVRRHIKSVANGRPRLSVHRSSKNIYAQIIDDVAGKTLASASTLDKDLRGSLKTGADTAAAAAVGKLVAERASKAGVTDVVFDRGAFIYHGRIKALAEAAREGGLTF
- the rpsE gene encoding 30S ribosomal protein S5, whose amino-acid sequence is MAQERRPQREDRQSREERDSEFVDKLVAINRVAKVVKGGRRFGFAALVVVGDQKGRVGFGHGKAREVPEAIRKATEAAKRELIFVPLRDGRTLHHDVHGRHGAGKVLLRSAKVGTGIIAGGPMRAVFETLGMHDVVAKSTGSSNPYNMVRATFDALKHQVHPKDIAAQRGIKYATLQARRSASGNASEE
- the rpmD gene encoding 50S ribosomal protein L30, encoding MAKATKKAEAKTVTIEQIGSPIRRPDVQQRTLIGLGLNKMHRRRTLEDTPSVRGMIRAVQHLVRIVDEK
- the rplO gene encoding 50S ribosomal protein L15 gives rise to the protein MKLNEIKDNEGSTHSRKRLGRGIGSGSGKTAGRGVKGQKSRSGVAINGFEGGQMPIYRRLPKRGFNNIFASDFVVVSLARIQAAIDAGKLDAKATVDAAALKAAGVIRRAKDGVRVLADGDLKAKITIVVAGASKPAVEKIEKAGGTVTLLSAPAAAE